From a region of the Emcibacter sp. SYSU 3D8 genome:
- a CDS encoding glucose 1-dehydrogenase: MGRLDGKVALVTGAARGIGRSIAASMAAEGARVLLTDILDLEGDAAATEIRVQGGQALYVSHDVTTEQGWRRALEAANDEFGGLDVLVNNAGLFLGKPLAETSVADMNRLLAVNVVGLMLGSKLALPFLAARASRWDGGGAIVNLSSVAGLIGASFQTVYSMTKGAVRLFSKSLAMECADLKLNIRVNSIHPGVIDTDMAAEVVRGQMEARAMDAEKVQRFMVGGHPLGRLGRPRDIADAAVFLASAESSFMTGTELVVDGGMTAR; encoded by the coding sequence ATGGGCCGGCTGGACGGCAAGGTGGCGCTGGTCACCGGAGCGGCGCGCGGTATCGGCAGGTCCATCGCCGCCTCCATGGCCGCCGAGGGCGCGCGGGTGCTGCTGACCGACATCCTCGACCTGGAAGGGGACGCCGCCGCCACCGAGATCCGTGTACAGGGCGGGCAGGCCCTCTACGTCTCCCACGACGTGACAACCGAACAGGGCTGGCGGCGCGCGCTGGAGGCCGCCAACGATGAATTTGGCGGGCTCGATGTACTGGTCAACAACGCCGGCCTGTTCCTCGGCAAGCCGCTGGCCGAGACCAGCGTCGCCGACATGAACCGCCTGCTTGCCGTCAACGTGGTCGGATTGATGCTGGGCAGCAAGCTGGCGCTGCCGTTCCTTGCCGCCCGCGCGTCGCGCTGGGACGGTGGCGGCGCCATCGTGAATCTGTCGTCGGTGGCCGGCCTGATCGGCGCTTCGTTCCAGACCGTCTACAGCATGACCAAGGGCGCCGTGCGGCTGTTCTCCAAGTCGCTTGCCATGGAATGCGCCGACCTGAAGCTGAACATCCGGGTCAATTCCATCCATCCCGGCGTCATCGATACCGACATGGCGGCCGAGGTGGTGCGCGGCCAGATGGAGGCGCGGGCCATGGACGCCGAAAAGGTGCAGCGTTTCATGGTCGGCGGCCATCCGCTCGGCCGCCTTGGCCGGCCCAGGGATATCGCCGATGCGGCGGTATTTCTCGCGTCCGCCGAGAGCTCGTTCATGACCGGCACGGAACTGGTCGTCGATGGCGGCATGACGGCGCGGTAG